Within the Solirubrobacterales bacterium genome, the region GCGAGAAGAGCGGTTTCGATGCGTGACCAGCGGGGACGAAGCCCCTCCCCCCGCCCTCTTTCCGAGGCGGTCAACGCACTGCGTGAGTCGATCGGACCGGAGACCCCCCTGGCCCGGATCGAGGCAGTCTGGCGGGATGCGGTCGGGGACGGGATCGCCGCCGTGGCGATCCCGGTATCGGAGCGGGACGGGGTGGTGACGGTTGAGTGCGAAAGTGCCGTCTGGGCAGACGAACTGACCCTGATGGAGCGTGGAATCCGGGACCGTCTGGCGGCGGAGCTGCCCGATCAGGAAGCGCCGAAACTTCGATTTCGGGTCGGCTGAGACCCCCGTTTTCGCCGAAACCGGCATCAAAGCCGACCGATGATCCCGCAAGTCAAGCAAGAAACCCTCGATTTGCAGGACTTTTAGCTCCGGGTCTGGGCGGGTGATCCGGCGGTTACTGGTAATATTCGCACTTACTCTCCGGGTCGCCTCGTGCCTGTTTTCCACAGGCGCCGGGCTGCCCCGCGCACCGACCGGTTTCTCGAAAGGCAGTAAGTGGCTGAAGACAAGAGCAGCGCCGAAAGCTCGTACGGAGCTCAGGACATCACCGTCCTGGAGGGTCTCGAGGCGGTGCGCAAGCGACCGGGTATGTACATCGGTTCGACCGGACCGAG harbors:
- a CDS encoding DUF721 domain-containing protein — protein: MRDQRGRSPSPRPLSEAVNALRESIGPETPLARIEAVWRDAVGDGIAAVAIPVSERDGVVTVECESAVWADELTLMERGIRDRLAAELPDQEAPKLRFRVG